The Chitinophaga flava genome has a segment encoding these proteins:
- a CDS encoding O-acetylhomoserine aminocarboxypropyltransferase/cysteine synthase family protein, with the protein MSRKLHFETLQVHAGYNPDPTTKSAAVPIYQTTSYTFDNAEHAADLFELKQFGNIYTRIMNPTTDVFEKRVAALEGGVGALAVASGQAAQFIALHNILLPGDNFVTSSYLYGGTYNQFKVSFKRIGVEARFADLDNLETFEKQIDENTKAIYVETIGNPGFAIPDFEKLSAIARKHDLPLVVDNTFGAAGYLSRPLDHGANVVVQAATKWIGGHGTSIGGVIVDGGNYNWGNGKFKQFSEPDDAYHGMKFWEVFGSHSPFGNIAYIIRARVTGLRSWGPALAPQNSFLFLQGLESLSLRVQRTVDNALHLAQWLQEQPQVEYVNYPGLPDNKYHHLAKKYLQNGFGGVLSFKIKGGKEAADKFVQSLQLIYHLANVGDSKTLIIHPATTTHSQLSEQEQKAAGVEPGLLRISLGVEHIEDIKEDIKEAFSA; encoded by the coding sequence ATGTCCAGGAAGTTACATTTTGAAACATTGCAGGTCCACGCAGGATATAACCCCGACCCTACCACCAAATCGGCTGCGGTACCTATTTACCAGACAACATCCTATACTTTTGACAATGCAGAGCATGCGGCTGATTTGTTTGAGCTGAAGCAATTTGGCAACATCTACACCCGCATCATGAACCCCACCACTGATGTGTTTGAAAAGAGGGTGGCTGCACTGGAAGGCGGTGTAGGTGCGCTGGCTGTAGCTTCCGGACAGGCGGCTCAATTTATTGCCCTTCATAACATCCTGTTGCCGGGAGACAACTTTGTAACGTCATCTTATCTCTATGGCGGTACCTATAACCAGTTTAAGGTAAGCTTTAAAAGGATCGGTGTGGAAGCACGTTTTGCAGACCTCGACAACCTGGAAACCTTCGAAAAACAAATCGATGAAAATACCAAAGCTATATATGTAGAAACCATCGGCAACCCTGGTTTCGCTATCCCTGATTTCGAAAAACTGAGTGCTATCGCCCGTAAGCATGATCTGCCGCTGGTTGTAGACAATACCTTCGGGGCTGCAGGCTATCTGAGCCGTCCGCTGGACCACGGCGCCAACGTTGTAGTACAGGCGGCTACCAAATGGATAGGCGGACATGGTACCAGTATCGGCGGTGTGATTGTTGACGGTGGTAATTATAACTGGGGCAATGGTAAGTTCAAACAGTTCAGTGAGCCGGATGACGCATATCATGGTATGAAGTTCTGGGAGGTATTTGGCAGCCATAGTCCGTTCGGCAACATCGCCTATATCATCCGCGCCCGTGTGACCGGCCTTCGCAGCTGGGGGCCAGCACTGGCTCCGCAGAACTCCTTCCTCTTCCTGCAAGGCCTGGAAAGCCTCTCCCTGCGCGTACAGCGGACGGTAGACAATGCCCTGCACCTGGCCCAGTGGCTGCAAGAGCAACCACAGGTTGAATATGTAAACTATCCTGGCCTGCCAGATAACAAATATCACCATCTGGCTAAAAAATACCTGCAGAATGGCTTTGGTGGCGTGCTGAGCTTCAAGATAAAAGGAGGAAAAGAAGCCGCTGATAAATTCGTGCAGTCATTACAGTTAATCTATCACCTGGCTAACGTAGGCGACAGTAAAACACTCATCATTCACCCGGCTACCACTACCCACTCACAGCTCAGTGAACAGGAACAAAAAGCAGCCGGCGTAGAACCTGGTCTGCTCAGGATTTCCCTTGGAGTGGAACATATAGAAGATATTAAAGAAGATATTAAAGAAGCATTTAGTGCGTAA
- a CDS encoding NADP-dependent oxidoreductase → MKAVAVSEFKGTPTVMDLPRPEIRPGTVIIKVQAAGINPFDWKMVDGIMDNGKTPHQFPLIMGVDGAGIIDEVGEGVTRFKKGDLVYGQFIHMPIGEGSYAEYAIVPEKSGLTMAPLRIGPAEAAAVPTSGMTALQLIEKLKLQKGGSLLINGATGGVGSFATQIAASLGLKVIATVADDTEAKRMHELGAAVTINYKKAPLAEQVKSKFPEGIDGLIDMISDKAGFEKNLDLVKSGGGAFTTVFVADDEVLKAKNLHGGNFETEGSPAALDKLSRLIDQGQIKVPVENKIRLEEVPDAISASRQGKAKGKTVIVM, encoded by the coding sequence ATGAAAGCCGTAGCCGTATCTGAATTTAAAGGTACCCCAACAGTAATGGATTTGCCCAGGCCGGAAATCAGGCCGGGAACTGTTATCATCAAAGTACAGGCCGCCGGAATCAATCCCTTCGATTGGAAAATGGTGGATGGTATTATGGACAATGGAAAAACGCCTCATCAGTTTCCCCTGATCATGGGAGTAGACGGCGCCGGTATTATTGACGAAGTAGGAGAAGGTGTCACCCGCTTTAAAAAGGGCGACCTGGTATACGGCCAATTCATTCATATGCCTATTGGAGAGGGATCCTACGCAGAATATGCTATCGTACCGGAGAAATCGGGTCTCACGATGGCGCCTTTGCGCATTGGTCCGGCGGAAGCCGCTGCAGTGCCCACATCCGGTATGACCGCGCTGCAACTGATAGAAAAACTGAAGTTGCAGAAAGGCGGTTCACTGCTGATCAACGGGGCTACAGGTGGTGTAGGCTCTTTTGCCACGCAGATAGCTGCCTCACTAGGCCTCAAAGTGATTGCTACCGTTGCAGATGATACGGAAGCCAAAAGAATGCATGAATTGGGTGCTGCCGTCACCATCAACTATAAAAAGGCCCCCCTGGCTGAACAGGTGAAATCAAAGTTCCCTGAGGGCATAGATGGACTGATTGACATGATCAGCGATAAAGCAGGGTTTGAGAAAAACCTTGACCTCGTAAAATCCGGTGGTGGAGCTTTTACAACAGTGTTTGTAGCTGATGATGAAGTGTTGAAAGCAAAGAACCTGCATGGAGGCAACTTCGAAACAGAAGGAAGTCCTGCCGCACTGGACAAGCTGTCCCGCCTTATCGATCAGGGGCAGATAAAGGTCCCGGTAGAAAATAAAATCAGGCTGGAAGAAGTGCCAGATGCTATTTCCGCCAGCCGGCAAGGGAAAGCAAAAGGGAAGACAGTCATTGTGATGTAG
- a CDS encoding DNA polymerase beta superfamily protein: MMTFERLKEQRQYLLLECVSGSRAYNLHTPTSDTDLKGIFILPQQELYGMTYTDQVANATNDEVYFEVRRFLELLEKNNPNILELLSTHADNQLYRHPLMQLVRPEDFLSRLCLETFAGYAKTQIKRAKGLNKKINQSFPEVRKDILEFCYVVQGSHSVPMKTWLEQHQILQQDCGLSRIDHFRDAYALFYRQQFAGPVSFKGIFSGEQANDVQLSAIPASTEPAAIMHFNKDGYTVYCKEFAAYWDWVENRNEARYQHNQQLGADYDSKHMMHTFRLLEMAEEIARYKEVRVHRQDRDFLLSIRNGAFTYDTLLQMATEKLEKIQAWYAVADLPDHPDPAHTEQLLIKIREEFYGKK; this comes from the coding sequence ATGATGACATTTGAGAGACTGAAAGAACAAAGGCAATACCTGTTACTGGAATGTGTGAGCGGCAGCAGAGCTTACAACCTGCATACGCCCACTTCAGATACAGACCTGAAGGGCATATTCATACTGCCTCAACAGGAGTTGTATGGTATGACCTATACAGATCAGGTGGCCAATGCTACTAACGATGAAGTTTATTTTGAGGTAAGACGTTTCCTGGAACTGTTGGAAAAGAATAATCCCAATATCCTGGAGCTGCTGAGTACTCATGCTGATAATCAGTTGTACCGTCATCCGCTGATGCAACTGGTACGGCCGGAAGATTTTTTGTCCCGCCTCTGTCTGGAGACCTTTGCTGGTTATGCTAAAACGCAGATCAAAAGAGCTAAGGGGCTCAACAAAAAAATCAATCAGTCATTCCCGGAAGTCAGAAAAGATATCCTTGAATTCTGTTATGTAGTACAGGGTAGTCATAGCGTACCGATGAAGACGTGGTTGGAACAACATCAGATACTGCAACAAGATTGTGGGCTCTCCCGAATAGACCACTTCCGGGATGCATACGCTTTGTTTTACCGGCAACAGTTTGCCGGCCCCGTATCCTTTAAAGGCATATTCTCCGGTGAGCAGGCTAATGACGTGCAGTTGAGTGCTATCCCGGCTAGCACGGAACCCGCCGCTATTATGCATTTTAACAAAGACGGATATACGGTGTATTGTAAAGAGTTTGCAGCTTACTGGGATTGGGTGGAAAACCGCAATGAAGCGCGATACCAGCACAATCAGCAGCTGGGAGCTGACTATGACAGCAAACACATGATGCATACTTTCCGGCTATTGGAAATGGCGGAAGAAATTGCACGTTATAAGGAAGTGAGGGTACACCGCCAGGATCGTGATTTCCTGTTGAGCATACGCAACGGAGCCTTTACCTACGATACGCTGTTGCAGATGGCAACAGAAAAACTGGAAAAAATACAAGCATGGTATGCAGTGGCTGATTTACCGGATCATCCTGATCCGGCGCATACAGAACAACTGCTTATTAAGATCAGAGAAGAATTTTATGGCAAGAAATAA
- a CDS encoding polynucleotide kinase-phosphatase, with product MARNNKLSHISIPELSLVLLVGPSGSGKSTFARKHFKSTEIISSDVCRGLVSDDENNQAVSADAFELARFMAAKRLKHGLLTVIDATNVQPESRRDWIKLAREYHVLPVAIVLNMPHEVCQTRNETRPDRNFGKHVIPQQISQLKKGLRNLREEGFRQVYEMRSEEEAGILESIIRTPLYNNKKDEHGPFDIIGDVHGCYDELYTLLDKLGYVIDKEHAELISAPQTTDANGYTRTRKPLFVGDLVDRGPASPQVLRLVMNMVNNGSALCVPGNHDAKLLRWLNGRQVHLRHGLEKTVEQLGAEPPEFLEAIKSFIDGLISHYVLDDGKLVVAHAGLKENMQGRGSGAVREFCLYGETTGETDEFGLPVRYNWALEYKGKAMVVYGHTPVPEAQWLNRTIDIDTGCVFGGKLTALRYPEKELVSVPALQQYAVPARPIGYNADSRLSASQQYDGMLDITDFIGKSIVSTRYNHNITIREENSIAALEVMSRFAINPKWLIYLPPTMSPVETSQLPGLLEHPAGGLEYFREAGIGKVVCEEKHMGSRAIVVVCRNEDIARRRFGVEGEGNGVVYTRTGRSFFTDKALEQLFIARINAALEQSGFYDAYQTDWVCLDCELMPWSAKAQALLQHQYAAVGTAASQALPAVTAALEQAVRNKVPAELLLEKYRNRHAQVTDYVSAYRQYCWPVEKLEDYKLAPFHILATEGKTYFDKDHDWHMTAIKKICEADPAVLLATTYHTVDIGNAESEQAVTQWWENLTAAGGEGMVIKPYTFLSSDAKGLIQPAVKVRGKNYLRIIYGPEYDAPENLTRLRSRGLGAKRSLALREFALGMEGLERFVGKEPLQAVHQCVFGILALESEPVDPRL from the coding sequence ATGGCAAGAAATAATAAACTATCCCATATTTCAATTCCGGAGCTATCATTGGTATTGCTGGTGGGGCCTTCAGGCTCCGGCAAGTCCACTTTTGCCCGGAAGCATTTTAAATCGACTGAAATTATCTCCTCGGATGTTTGCCGGGGACTGGTGAGTGATGATGAAAATAATCAGGCTGTTTCTGCAGACGCATTTGAGCTGGCCCGTTTTATGGCCGCCAAACGCCTGAAACATGGGCTGCTTACCGTTATAGACGCTACGAATGTGCAGCCGGAGAGCCGCAGGGACTGGATAAAACTGGCCAGGGAATACCATGTGTTGCCCGTGGCTATCGTCCTCAATATGCCGCATGAAGTGTGTCAGACCAGGAATGAGACACGGCCGGACCGCAACTTTGGTAAACATGTAATCCCACAGCAGATCAGCCAGCTGAAAAAAGGCTTGCGTAATCTGAGGGAAGAGGGCTTCCGCCAGGTCTATGAAATGCGCTCGGAAGAAGAAGCCGGTATACTGGAATCTATCATCCGTACTCCATTATACAACAACAAAAAAGATGAACATGGTCCTTTCGATATTATTGGTGATGTGCATGGCTGTTACGACGAGCTATACACGCTGCTGGATAAACTGGGCTATGTTATTGATAAGGAACATGCAGAACTGATCAGTGCTCCGCAGACGACTGACGCCAACGGCTATACGCGCACACGTAAACCATTATTCGTAGGTGATCTGGTAGACAGAGGGCCAGCCTCCCCGCAGGTGTTGAGGCTCGTGATGAATATGGTGAATAACGGATCTGCATTATGTGTGCCAGGCAACCACGACGCCAAACTGCTGCGCTGGCTCAACGGAAGGCAGGTACATTTGCGGCATGGACTGGAAAAGACGGTGGAACAGCTTGGGGCAGAACCGCCGGAATTCCTGGAGGCGATAAAGTCATTCATCGATGGACTGATCAGCCACTATGTGCTGGATGACGGCAAGCTGGTGGTAGCACATGCCGGGCTGAAGGAAAATATGCAAGGCCGCGGCTCTGGTGCCGTACGTGAGTTTTGTTTGTATGGTGAAACCACCGGGGAAACAGATGAATTCGGCTTGCCTGTGCGCTACAACTGGGCACTGGAATACAAAGGAAAGGCGATGGTTGTATATGGTCATACGCCTGTGCCGGAAGCCCAGTGGCTGAACCGCACCATTGATATCGATACAGGATGTGTGTTTGGAGGAAAGCTAACAGCGCTGCGTTATCCGGAAAAAGAACTGGTGTCTGTACCTGCTTTACAGCAATACGCTGTACCGGCAAGACCTATTGGCTATAATGCAGACAGCAGGCTCAGTGCTTCGCAACAATATGATGGCATGCTCGATATTACTGACTTTATTGGTAAAAGCATTGTCAGCACCCGTTACAATCATAATATCACGATACGGGAAGAGAACAGTATTGCTGCGTTGGAAGTGATGAGCCGGTTTGCCATCAATCCTAAATGGTTGATTTATCTGCCGCCCACGATGTCGCCGGTGGAAACATCCCAACTGCCTGGTTTACTGGAACATCCGGCCGGTGGATTGGAATATTTCCGCGAAGCGGGTATCGGCAAAGTGGTGTGTGAAGAAAAACATATGGGTTCCCGTGCAATTGTGGTCGTGTGCCGTAATGAAGATATCGCCCGCCGGCGTTTCGGTGTGGAAGGTGAAGGGAACGGTGTGGTGTATACCCGTACAGGCCGCAGCTTTTTCACGGACAAAGCGCTGGAACAATTGTTCATCGCCCGTATCAATGCTGCACTGGAGCAATCCGGGTTTTATGATGCTTATCAGACAGACTGGGTTTGTCTGGATTGTGAGCTGATGCCCTGGAGTGCTAAAGCTCAGGCATTGCTGCAGCACCAGTATGCGGCAGTTGGCACCGCTGCGAGTCAGGCCCTGCCGGCAGTAACGGCTGCGCTGGAACAGGCTGTCCGAAACAAAGTACCTGCAGAACTGTTATTGGAAAAGTACCGTAACCGCCATGCACAGGTAACAGACTACGTATCGGCCTATCGGCAATATTGCTGGCCGGTGGAAAAACTGGAAGACTATAAGCTTGCACCATTCCATATTCTGGCTACAGAAGGTAAGACCTATTTCGATAAAGACCATGACTGGCATATGACAGCTATCAAAAAGATCTGTGAGGCTGATCCGGCTGTACTGTTGGCCACTACTTATCATACCGTGGATATAGGGAATGCTGAAAGTGAACAGGCCGTTACTCAATGGTGGGAAAACCTTACTGCGGCCGGAGGGGAAGGGATGGTCATCAAACCATATACTTTCTTATCTTCGGACGCCAAAGGGCTCATACAGCCTGCCGTAAAAGTGAGAGGTAAAAATTATCTCCGCATCATTTACGGTCCGGAATATGATGCGCCGGAAAACCTCACACGGCTGCGTTCCAGAGGACTAGGCGCCAAACGTTCACTGGCCCTCCGTGAATTTGCATTAGGAATGGAAGGACTGGAGCGTTTTGTAGGCAAGGAGCCACTGCAAGCGGTGCATCAGTGTGTTTTTGGTATATTAGCATTGGAAAGTGAACCTGTGGACCCCCGATTGTAA
- a CDS encoding 3' terminal RNA ribose 2'-O-methyltransferase Hen1 — translation MLLTITTTRYPATDLGYLLHKHPAKVQSFPFTAGDAHVFYPEATEEKCTAALLLDLDPVKLTRKSSPGSNDFALEPYVNDRPYVASSFMSAAISQAFSSAMNGRCKDKPELVEIAFPFEVSLSVLPVNGGEPLLRNLFEPLGYEVSVQSFPLDTQYPAWGQSRYFQVTLRNTLPLRLLLSQLYVLMPVCDNDKHYFVGEHEIEKLMEKGREWLETHPAKELITRRYLKHLGPLTRQALNIIMKDEDVPGPEKLPAEKIRLHDLRLQTVRDLLLEHNVSSVADMGCGEGKLLKLLMEKNAFSRILGMDVSYHALEIAREKLKLDRLPELQKKRIGLIQGSLAYKDKRLSGFEAATLVEVIEHLDMPRLAVLEKAVFEYARPQLVIITTVNAEYNVKYEALSEGAFRHKDHRFEWTRAEFESWANKVATQFGYTVEFKPLGEYDEAVGAPSQLALFSIVAA, via the coding sequence ATGTTATTAACTATTACCACTACACGTTACCCCGCCACAGACCTTGGCTATTTATTGCATAAACACCCCGCTAAGGTTCAATCGTTTCCTTTTACTGCTGGTGATGCCCATGTTTTTTACCCGGAAGCAACAGAAGAAAAGTGCACGGCCGCTTTATTACTCGACCTGGACCCGGTGAAGCTTACCCGTAAAAGCAGCCCCGGGAGTAATGATTTTGCCCTGGAGCCGTATGTGAACGACCGGCCTTATGTGGCGTCATCCTTTATGAGTGCGGCCATATCCCAGGCTTTTTCCTCCGCGATGAATGGCCGCTGTAAAGACAAGCCCGAACTGGTGGAAATAGCTTTTCCTTTTGAAGTGTCGTTATCGGTACTGCCGGTAAATGGTGGAGAGCCTTTGCTCCGTAACCTGTTTGAACCGCTGGGTTATGAAGTAAGCGTACAGTCTTTCCCGTTAGATACACAATACCCCGCCTGGGGACAGAGCCGTTACTTTCAGGTGACCCTGAGGAATACCCTGCCACTGCGCCTGCTGCTGTCACAGCTGTATGTGCTGATGCCGGTATGTGATAACGATAAACATTATTTTGTAGGAGAGCATGAAATAGAGAAGCTCATGGAGAAAGGCCGTGAGTGGCTGGAAACTCATCCGGCCAAAGAGCTGATTACCCGTCGTTACCTTAAACACCTGGGACCGCTTACCCGCCAAGCACTCAATATCATTATGAAAGATGAAGACGTGCCCGGGCCGGAAAAGCTGCCGGCTGAAAAAATCCGCCTGCACGATCTGCGGCTGCAGACCGTACGGGACCTGCTGCTGGAACATAACGTTTCTTCCGTAGCAGATATGGGATGCGGTGAAGGCAAGCTGCTGAAACTGCTGATGGAAAAGAATGCCTTTAGTCGTATTCTTGGAATGGATGTGAGTTATCATGCGCTGGAAATAGCCAGGGAGAAACTAAAACTGGACCGCCTGCCGGAATTACAAAAGAAACGGATTGGACTGATCCAGGGTTCCCTGGCATATAAAGACAAACGTTTATCAGGCTTTGAAGCGGCTACTTTGGTGGAAGTGATCGAACACCTCGATATGCCCCGGTTAGCTGTATTGGAAAAAGCAGTATTTGAATATGCGCGTCCGCAACTCGTGATTATCACGACGGTAAACGCGGAGTATAACGTTAAATATGAAGCGCTTTCCGAAGGTGCTTTCCGGCATAAAGACCACCGTTTTGAATGGACCAGGGCTGAATTTGAGTCCTGGGCAAACAAAGTGGCTACACAGTTTGGATATACCGTTGAGTTCAAACCATTGGGAGAATATGATGAAGCGGTAGGTGCGCCCAGTCAGCTGGCTTTATTTTCAATCGTAGCAGCATGA
- a CDS encoding AsmA family protein, whose translation MRKWLKVVLITAGSLIALVIVLLLGLAWYMKANKTAFLRQITDQLNENINGEFSIGDMQPSFFRSFPNVSIALKRVELHDSLWQQHHHALIDLDYIFVQVNTLSLLRKHVDVKEVALEKGIIYLYTDSTGYSNTSVLTGNAGKKKGSSQDANIRRFSMAHITFTIDNQQKFKLFQLDIQEMYGRLNSTDSGLHLDMRSRMEARDFAFNTNKGSYLRNKTLALNLSLFYKRATKQLIVPQQEIKIDATPVQIAGTFDFSEKPPPFFLRINANQVLLKDAASWLSPNISGKLANIQLTAPLDAEATLQGHMKYLDTPHVVVTWKTSRNTLVTDMGEWENCSFTGRFNNEMLPGAGHSDENSAVTIFQLQASLGRIPLKADTIRVLNLKQPLLHGHFESAFPLSHLNTAAGDVPLEFREGTATADLNYTGPVLKNDNTPSSLQGVVKIQNGGFTYLPRDLTFHDCSATLQFTGQDLLVQNVRLRSQKSALQMEGTVRNLLNLYFADPEKIELDWKIRSALVDLNEFTSFLGARKKGKAPDPHKKARQLSRVGKQLDKVLAASNVRMDVLLDKVVFQHFTAQRVSAALSLTASDLLLHKMAFQHAGGTAQVSGSVHQQGVNNTFKVNANIANVRIAQLFYAFDNFGQSALKSENLRGVVSAKADIKGNVLDNGNLVKHSLFGTVNFNLKNGALLNFGPLEDIGNFLFRRRRLDSITFENLSNTLQLQGTKINIPPMRIASSAVNIDLNGVYGFTGGTNINMEIPLRNPAKDSGITDKEEKRRRSRRGIIIRLHAVSGSDGKVKIKLGKGD comes from the coding sequence ATGCGTAAATGGCTAAAGGTCGTGTTGATTACAGCGGGAAGCCTCATTGCACTGGTCATTGTTTTGTTACTCGGACTGGCCTGGTATATGAAAGCCAACAAAACTGCCTTCCTCCGGCAGATTACAGATCAGCTGAATGAGAACATCAACGGAGAGTTTTCTATTGGAGATATGCAACCCTCCTTCTTCAGAAGCTTTCCCAACGTATCTATAGCACTTAAAAGAGTAGAACTACATGATAGCCTATGGCAACAGCATCATCATGCGCTGATCGATCTGGATTATATTTTCGTACAGGTGAATACGTTATCACTGTTACGCAAGCACGTAGATGTAAAAGAGGTTGCTCTCGAAAAAGGTATCATCTATTTGTACACCGACAGTACAGGATACAGCAATACTTCTGTATTGACAGGTAATGCCGGTAAGAAGAAAGGTAGCTCACAGGATGCCAATATCCGTCGCTTCTCCATGGCACACATTACTTTCACGATAGATAATCAGCAGAAGTTTAAGCTTTTCCAGCTCGATATCCAGGAGATGTATGGCCGGCTCAACAGTACCGATTCTGGCCTGCATCTGGACATGCGCTCCCGGATGGAAGCGAGGGACTTTGCCTTTAATACTAACAAAGGCAGTTACCTGAGAAATAAAACCCTCGCACTTAATCTCTCACTGTTTTATAAAAGAGCTACCAAGCAGCTGATTGTACCTCAACAAGAGATTAAGATAGATGCGACCCCAGTACAGATTGCAGGAACCTTTGATTTTTCTGAGAAGCCACCACCATTCTTCCTCAGGATCAACGCCAATCAGGTGTTACTGAAGGATGCGGCCTCCTGGCTGTCTCCCAATATCTCCGGCAAACTCGCCAACATTCAGCTGACAGCACCACTGGATGCTGAAGCTACCCTGCAGGGACATATGAAATACCTGGATACCCCGCATGTGGTCGTGACCTGGAAAACATCCCGCAATACGCTGGTCACTGATATGGGAGAATGGGAGAACTGTAGTTTTACAGGGCGGTTCAACAATGAGATGCTGCCCGGCGCGGGACATAGTGATGAAAACTCAGCAGTTACCATATTCCAGCTGCAGGCGTCATTGGGGAGAATACCGCTGAAGGCAGATACTATCCGCGTACTGAATCTTAAACAACCGCTGTTACATGGGCATTTCGAATCTGCATTTCCGTTGTCACATCTTAATACGGCGGCAGGAGATGTGCCGCTTGAGTTCAGAGAAGGTACAGCCACGGCGGACCTTAACTATACCGGGCCTGTACTGAAAAATGATAATACCCCTTCTTCACTGCAGGGCGTGGTTAAAATACAGAACGGTGGTTTTACCTATCTGCCGCGTGACCTCACGTTCCATGACTGTAGTGCCACGCTACAGTTCACAGGTCAGGATCTGCTGGTGCAAAATGTACGGTTACGATCACAGAAAAGCGCCCTGCAAATGGAAGGAACAGTCCGCAATTTACTCAACCTATACTTTGCGGACCCGGAGAAAATAGAACTGGACTGGAAAATCCGAAGTGCTTTGGTAGACCTGAACGAGTTTACGAGTTTTCTTGGTGCCCGTAAGAAAGGAAAGGCCCCGGATCCTCATAAAAAAGCCCGGCAGCTCAGTCGTGTAGGTAAACAGCTGGACAAAGTGCTGGCAGCCAGTAATGTGAGGATGGACGTGCTGTTGGATAAAGTGGTGTTTCAGCATTTTACCGCCCAGCGCGTGTCGGCTGCCTTGTCATTGACGGCATCAGATCTGCTGTTGCATAAAATGGCCTTCCAGCATGCAGGAGGTACCGCCCAGGTATCCGGTAGCGTGCATCAGCAGGGCGTGAATAATACTTTCAAGGTAAACGCTAATATCGCCAACGTTCGCATTGCACAGCTGTTTTATGCTTTTGACAACTTTGGCCAGTCTGCCCTGAAGTCGGAGAATCTCAGAGGCGTTGTGTCTGCCAAAGCAGACATCAAAGGGAATGTGCTCGACAATGGAAATCTGGTTAAACATTCACTGTTCGGTACGGTCAACTTCAACCTGAAAAACGGTGCCCTGCTTAATTTCGGACCACTGGAAGATATCGGTAATTTTCTGTTCCGCCGCCGTCGCCTCGACAGCATTACATTTGAAAACCTCAGCAATACCCTGCAATTGCAGGGCACTAAAATCAATATCCCTCCCATGCGTATCGCCTCCAGTGCCGTCAATATAGACCTCAACGGCGTTTATGGTTTTACAGGAGGTACTAATATCAATATGGAAATTCCTTTGCGTAACCCGGCAAAGGATTCAGGCATTACAGACAAAGAAGAAAAACGGCGCAGAAGCCGGCGGGGAATCATTATCCGCCTTCATGCAGTGTCGGGTAGTGATGGAAAAGTAAAGATCAAACTGGGGAAAGGAGATTAA